In candidate division WOR-3 bacterium, the following are encoded in one genomic region:
- a CDS encoding cytochrome c biogenesis protein CcdA: MLRSILEWLADGVGSSPAVAIAASFLWGVLSILLSPCHLTSIPLIVGFISGQETTSTKRAFVLALLFSLGILATIGLIGLITALLGRMLGDVGPYGNYILAVIFLVVGLYLLEVIPLPFIGTPRESAFRRKGALAALILGLLFGIALGPCTFAYMAPMLGIVFTLASTRFLYGVLLLLVYGIGHCSVIVAAGTLTEIVQRYLNWNARSKGAAIVKKVCGILVILGGVYLLWTA, translated from the coding sequence ATGCTCCGCTCCATTCTTGAATGGCTTGCTGATGGGGTAGGTTCATCACCAGCGGTGGCAATTGCCGCTTCATTTCTCTGGGGTGTCTTGAGTATCCTCTTGAGCCCCTGCCATCTGACCAGCATTCCCCTGATCGTCGGCTTTATCAGCGGTCAGGAGACAACCTCAACTAAAAGGGCTTTTGTCCTTGCTCTGCTCTTTTCCCTGGGAATCCTTGCCACAATCGGCCTCATCGGACTCATAACCGCTCTTTTGGGCAGAATGCTGGGCGATGTCGGACCTTATGGTAACTATATCCTTGCCGTCATCTTTCTTGTCGTGGGTTTGTATCTCCTGGAGGTAATACCGCTCCCCTTTATCGGCACCCCCAGGGAGTCGGCATTCAGGCGCAAAGGTGCTCTTGCTGCCCTGATTTTAGGTCTTCTTTTCGGGATTGCGCTTGGTCCCTGCACCTTTGCCTATATGGCGCCAATGCTCGGGATTGTGTTTACGCTTGCTTCAACCCGGTTTCTCTACGGTGTACTTTTGCTCTTAGTTTATGGCATCGGCCACTGCTCAGTAATCGTTGCTGCCGGAACGCTCACTGAAATTGTCCAGCGCTATCTCAACTGGAACGCCCGGTCAAAAGGGGCAGCAATTGTCAAGAAGGTTTGCGGTATCTTAGTGATTTTAGGCGGAGTCTATCTCTTATGGACCGCATAG